The genomic DNA GGCCCCGGAACCGTCGCCGAAGTGGTCGCCGCGTACGCCGATCACCTGGGGCGGCGCATCGACGTGCAGCGCATGACGCTGCCGGTCGGCGTCTTCGGCATGTGGTTGCGCTCCGACGAGCGGGACCTCCTCGTGGTCTCGAGCGGCGTCGCGACCTTCGAGCAGACGCTCGCCCACGAACTCGGCCACCTGGTGCTCGGCCACGAGCAGGGCTGCTCCTCCGACCCCGACAGCGGCAGGGCCGCGCGGTGCGAGGCCGAGGCGGAGTCCTTCGCCACCCTCCTGGTGCGCCGCGTCAAGGCGGGGCACACGATCACGCGCGTCGACTCGGTGGTCGACGAGCTGCTCGGATGATCGCGTCGCTCGTCGCACCGATCCTCTGGCTCGGTGCGCTGGAAAGGCTCAGCCGGTGGCGGGCGAACCGGAACCCGCCCGCCGGTGGTGCGCTCCTCACCGCGTTCGCGCTGGCCCTGATGGTGACGATCGATACGCCCGTCGCGATCGATGCCCTCGTGGGCCTCGGCATGACCGAGCTCGAGGTCGTGACCGTCGAGCGGGTGCTGCTCCTCGTCGCCTGCTTCGGGGCCCTCGTCTTCGCCTTCGCGCTCGACGGCCGGCTGACCCGCGCCCGCCTCACGGCGTGGGCGCTCCCGCTCGCCGGAGTCGGCCTGGTGATCGTGGGAGGAGCGGTACTGGGCCGCGCGGGTGATCCGACGCGGCTGGGATTCGGCGGCGACTTCGGGCTCGCCGTGGAGACGGCGCTGATCTACACGTGTCTCGGGGTGACGGCGCTCGTCGTCGCGGTGTCCACGTGGCGGGTCTCCCGGCGCAGCCGGGTGCACCGTGCGCAGCTGCGGCTCCTGGCCCTCGGTGGCGTGCTCCTCGCGATCGTCGCGGTCGCGAACGTCATCGCCGGCGGCGTCCTTCTGCAGCAGTTGCAGGTGGGCGTGTGGGTGCTGCGGCTGAACCGGTTCATGCTGGACGCCGCGTTCGCCAGCTGGACGCTGGTGCTGATGGCGTCCTGGCTCACGTCGATCCTGATCTCCGCCCGCGAGTGGCTTCATTTCCGGCCCGCGTACGAGCAGGTGAGGGAGCTGTTCCCGGACCTCGAGGCCATCGTCCGGCAGGGCGGCGGCTGGGTCGAGACGGCGGAGGCGCGCGCCGTCGTCGTGCTGGACGGGTGGGCGATGCTCGCCAGCCCCGGGGAGGGGCGGCTGTCCGACCTCCCGCCCGTCGACCGGGCGGCTGCGGTGGCCCGGTGGCTGGATCGGGAGGCCCCCTACGGATCCGTGCGCGCCGCCGATCTGGAGCCCCCCGCGGGCTGGCGGACGTCGCGGTGGACGGCCGCGATCACGAAAAGGGCCCAGCACACCCCGTCGCCCCTGATGGATCGGGTGCGCTGAGCCCCGGGTGGGCCGTTGCCGGCCCGTCGGGCCGATGGCCCGGGAGGGGGAGCACGGCCTAGGCCGAGCCCTCCTTGCCGTCCTCGGCCTCGAGCTCGGCGAGGAGACCGGCGAGCGCTGCCCGACGGTCCGCCGACAGCTTGGTCGAGCGGCGTGCCATCTCGAGCATGCCCGACTCGCGCAGCTCGCGGGTCAGCTCCAGATCGCTCAGGACCTCACGCTCGTAGAGCGGGTCCGAGAAGTACTCGGCGCGGACGCCGAAGGTCTGGGCGATCGACGCCACCATGTCGTACGCGGGACGCGAGCTGCGTCCCGACCGGAGCTGCGACAGATAGGGAACGGACAGCTTGCCGCCGTTCTCCTCGACCATCCTGCAGAACTCCGACGAGGTGTAGGGCCCCCGGTCTGCGGGATGCACGACCTCGAAAAGCCGGTTCAACTTGGCCGCGAACGTAGTCATGAGGCCCTCCCTTCCAGATTGCGAATACTGGGAGATTACATGATCGCCGGGTCCGATGCGTACAGCGTGGGACATGTATCCCATTTTCTCCGTCCCGGAGGCGGCTATTGTGACCGCATGGGACCCCGCATTCTCGTGCTGAACGGGCCGAACCTGAACCTGCTCGGCGTTCGGCAGCCGCAGGTCTACGGCAATAATTCGTACGCCGACGTCGTCGACGAATGCCGTCGGGCCGCGGCCGCGCGAGGCGCGGAGGTGGACGTTCGGCAGACCAATGACGAGGCCGAGTTGCTGGACTGGATCCACGATGTCGCACGCGAACGTAATTTCACCGCGATCGTGATCAATCCGGCAGCGTGGACCCATACTTCAGTCGCGATCGCGGATGCGCTGGTCATTCCGGAGGTGCCCGTCATCGAGGTGCACATCTCCAACGTGCACGCGCGCGAGGCCTTCCGGCACCATTCGTACGTGTCCCCCGTAGCCGCCGGGGTGATCGCCGGATTCGGTATCGCGGGATACCGCTACGCCGTGGATCGCGCCGTCGACCTGTCCTGATCGCTCAGGCGCGCGTCGTGCGGGCGCGCAACCCGTCGACGATGAGGTCGACCCCGCCGGCGAACGCGCGGTCCGTCGCGGTCTGGTCGATCTCGCCCGCCGCGGCGCCGGCCCGGGCCATCGCCTCGCGGGTCTGCTCCTCGAAGGTGAAGCCCACGACGAAGTGCGTCAGCGTGAGCGCGACGGCGTTCGCGTCCGCGGGTCCGGCACCGGCGGCGGCCGCGATCTCGGCGATCTGCGCCT from Tsukamurella paurometabola includes the following:
- a CDS encoding transcriptional regulator; this translates as MTTFAAKLNRLFEVVHPADRGPYTSSEFCRMVEENGGKLSVPYLSQLRSGRSSRPAYDMVASIAQTFGVRAEYFSDPLYEREVLSDLELTRELRESGMLEMARRSTKLSADRRAALAGLLAELEAEDGKEGSA
- a CDS encoding ImmA/IrrE family metallo-endopeptidase → MRGSDRPTRAVRAVVRAVTPQSGSGPGTVAEVVAAYADHLGRRIDVQRMTLPVGVFGMWLRSDERDLLVVSSGVATFEQTLAHELGHLVLGHEQGCSSDPDSGRAARCEAEAESFATLLVRRVKAGHTITRVDSVVDELLG
- the aroQ gene encoding type II 3-dehydroquinate dehydratase, with protein sequence MGPRILVLNGPNLNLLGVRQPQVYGNNSYADVVDECRRAAAARGAEVDVRQTNDEAELLDWIHDVARERNFTAIVINPAAWTHTSVAIADALVIPEVPVIEVHISNVHAREAFRHHSYVSPVAAGVIAGFGIAGYRYAVDRAVDLS